One window of Triplophysa rosa linkage group LG8, Trosa_1v2, whole genome shotgun sequence genomic DNA carries:
- the mc2r gene encoding adrenocorticotropic hormone receptor, with amino-acid sequence MNSSTKSTNHTDCAEVQVPNEVFMVIAVASLSENFLVIVAVIKNKNLHSPMYCFICNLALFNTISGFSKSLENIMLLFTDAGRLNSRGIFERKIDDTMDSLLCMCFLGSIFSILAIAVDRYITIFHALRYHTLMTMRRVVVILSTIWVMCGTCGVLMIGFFQEATVMIFFVMLFFTALLLILLLYVHMFLLARHHANRIASMPSATARHRRSGMRGALTLTILIGVFVACWAPFTLHLLIIMICPENPYCECYRSLFQLHVVLLVSHAVIDPAIYAFRSAELCNTFKRMFLCLGSRICKKCI; translated from the coding sequence ATGAACTCCAGCACCAAATCTACAAACCATACAGACTGTGCTGAGGTTCAAGTGCCCAATGAGGTTTTTATGGTCATTGCTGTTGCCAGCCTAAGTGAAAACTTCTTAGTGATTGTGGCTGTAATCAAAAACAAGAACCTTCACTCTCCCATGTACTGCTTCATCTGCAACTTGGCTCTATTCAACACCATCTCTGGCTTCTCCAAATCCCTTGAGAACATCATGTTGTTGTTTACCGACGCTGGGCGGCTAAACTCTCGTGGCATTTTCGAGCGAAAGATAGATGACACCATGGACTCCCTTCTGTGCATGTGCTTCCTCGGTTCTATTTTCAGCATCCTTGCCATAGCCGTGGATCGATACATCACCATATTCCACGCGCTGAGGTATCACACACTCATGACCATGCGTCGCGTGGTGGTCATTCTGTCTACTATATGGGTGATGTGTGGCACCTGCGGTGTGCTCATGATCGGCTTCTTTCAGGAGGCCACGGTCATGATCTTCTTCGTCATGCTTTTCTTCACCGCTCTGCTCCTCATCCTCCTGCTCTACGTGCATATGTTCCTGCTAGCACGTCACCATGCCAACAGGATCGCATCTATGCCCAGTGCCACAGCGCGCCATAGGAGGAGCGGCATGAGGGGGGCGCTGACGCTCACAATTTTGATTGGGGTGTTTGTGGCCTGCTGGGCCCCGTTCACCCTTCATTTGCTGATAATTATGATTTGCCCAGAGAACCCGTACTGTGAATGTTACCGCTCTCTCTTTCAGCTACACGTTGTGCTACTGGTGAGCCATGCAGTTATAGATCCAGCTATCTATGCCTTCCGGAGCGCCGAGCTGTGCAACACCTTTAAGAGAATGTTCTTGTGTTTGGGTTCGAGGATTTGTAAAAAGTGTATCTGA
- the mc5rb gene encoding melanocortin 5b receptor: MNLSEWPTLSPNSSLRYTNHSEESSRYRPSASACEQVHIAPEVFLTLGLISLLENILVILAVVKNKNLHSPMYFFVCSLAVADMLVSVSNAWETVVIHLLANRSLVIEDHFIRQMDNVFDSLICISVVASMWGLLAIAVDRYVTIFYALRYHNIMTVRRAGIIISSIWVFSTGCGIIFIIYSDTKPVVVCLVAMFFAMLLLMASLYSHMFLLARSHVKRMAALPGYSANVRQRASMKGAVTLTILLGIFIVCWAPFFLHLILMISCPKNVYCVCFMSHFNMYLILIMCNSVIDPLIYAFRSQEMRKTFKEIILCDGLRGFCSLLSKY, from the coding sequence ATGAACCTCTCAGAGTGGCCCACGCTTTCCCCAAACTCTTCTTTGAGATACACGAACCACAGCGAAGAGTCCAGCAGGTACAGGCCGAGTGCATCGGCATGTGAGCAGGTGCACATTGCACCTGAGGTGTTCCTCACGCTGGGCCTCATCAGCCTGCTCGAGAACATCCTGGTCATTCTCGCTGTCGTGAAGAACAAGAACCTCCACTCGCCCATGTACTTCTTCGTCTGTAGCCTGGCTGTGGCCGACATGCTGGTGAGCGTTTCTAACGCATGGGAGACTGTAGTGATCCACCTGCTGGCTAACAGAAGTTTGGTTATTGAAGATCACTTCATCCGTCAGATGGATAATGTGTTTGACTCGCTCATCTGCATCTCCGTGGTGGCATCTATGTGGGGCCTGTTAGCGATCGCCGTGGATCGCTACGTGACCATCTTCTACGCTCTCCGGTACCATAACATCATGACCGTACGTCGAGCGGGGATTATCATCAGCAGCATCTGGGTGTTTTCCACGGGCTGTGGAATCATCTTCATAATCTACTCTGACACAAAGCCTGTGGTGGTGTGCCTGGTGGCCATGTTCTTCGCCATGCTGCTCCTGATGGCTTCCCTCTACAGCCACATGTTCCTTCTGGCGCGCTCGCACGTCAAACGCATGGCAGCGTTGCCGGGATACAGCGCCAACGTCAGGCAGAGAGCAAGCATGAAGGGTGCCGTCACCCTCACCATACTGCTGGGCATCTTCATCGTGTGCTGGGCTCCGTTCTTTCTCCACCTAATCCTCATGATCTCCTGCCCAAAGAACGTTTACTGTGTCTGCTTCATGTCACACTTCAACATGTATCTGATACTCATCATGTGCAACTCTGTGATCGACCCGCTGATCTATGCATTTCGGAGCCAGGAGATGAGAAAGACCTTTAAAGAGATCATTTTGTGTGATGGACTGCGTGGTTTCTGCAGCCTGCTCAGCAAATATTGA
- the fam210ab gene encoding uncharacterized protein C18orf19 homolog B — MQRMWSPVTLGQVFLLRSVYLGHARAARDFPATLRASRFFSCTNAVRVKEACKTSEEEETPLNPPQSLAGTEGLYKADPSRSVEAALQNKGDIDPLQDKSIGLFQRFKKTFKQYGKVMVPVHIVTSTVWFGSFYYAAMKGVNVVPFLEFIGLSDWLVGILRDSQGGYVLTAYAMYKLATPARYTVTLGGTSLSVQYLRKHGYLSTPPPVKEYLHDKMEETRERLTEKMEETKDRFSEKMEETKELLSERMEETKERFSETKGKFSERLQDTKDKMSFRKKAE, encoded by the exons ATGCAGCGGATGTGGTCTCCAGTCACGCTGGGGCAGGTGTTCCTGCTGCGTTCTGTGTACCTGGGGCACGCCCGGGCGGCACGAGACTTTCCTGCAACCCTCCGGGCCTCGCGCTTTTTCAGCTGCACTAATGCCGTCAGGGTGAAAGAAGCCTGCAAAACGTCCGAGGAGGAAGAAACGCCATTAAACCCTCCGCAGAGTCTCGCAGGGACTGAGGGTCTTTATAAGGCTGATCCGAGCCGATCTGTGGAGGCTGCCCTTCAGAATAAGGGTGATATCGATCCTCTGCAAGACAAATCCATTGGGCTGTTTCAGAGATTTAAGAAGACGTTCAAACAGTATGGTAAAGTGATGGTGCCCGTGCATATCGTCACGTCCACAGTATGGTTCGGGAGCTTCTATTATGCTGCTATGAA AGGAGTGAATGTGGTTCCGTTTCTGGAGTTTATTGGTTTATCGGATTGGCTGGTGGGAATTTTGCGAGATTCCCAGGGTGGCTATGTACTCACAGCCTACGCAATGTATAAG CTCGCTACACCTGCCCGATACACGGTGACACTGGGAGGCACGTCTCTCTCCGTCCAGTACCTCCGCAAACACGGATACCTCTCCACCCCCCCGCCTGTCAAAGAATATCTGCACGACAAAATGGAGGAGACCAGGgaaagactgacagaaaaaaTGGAGGAGACGAAAGACAGGTTTTCGGAGAAAATGGAGGAAACCAAAGAACTGCTGTCGGAACGAATGGAGGAGACCAAAGAGCGCTTCTCTGAAACGAAAGGCAAATTTTCCGAAAGACTACAGGACACGAAAGACAAAATGTCTTTCCGTAAGAAAGCTGAGTAG